The proteins below come from a single Rosa rugosa chromosome 2, drRosRugo1.1, whole genome shotgun sequence genomic window:
- the LOC133732834 gene encoding laccase-2-like produces the protein MGAAGFLFYSPTFVVAFLLALSSLWVDFPRVSTGNGPVTRHYKFDIILKNVTRLCHTKSIVTVNGKFPGPRIVAREGDRVLLTVVNHVPNNISLHWHGIRQLQSGWADGPSYITQCPIQTNQSYVYNFTITGQRGTLFWHAHISWLRATLYGPLIILPKHNDSYPFAKPHEEVPIMFGEWWNVDPEAVISEALRTGNGPNVSDAYTINGLPGPLYNCSRKDTFRLKVEPGKTYLLRLINAAVNDELFFSIANHTLTTVEADAVYVKPFKTNVLLIAPGQTTSVLLKTKPHYPNATFLMLARPYFTGMATFDNSTVAGILEYSTALSSPSSSIPVRNRPLFRPVLPRIGDTLFVANFNSKFRSLASAKFPAKVPQSVEKQFFFTVGQGTIPCPKNQTCQGPNNRTKFAASFNNISFVLPSIALLQTHFFGQYSEVYSTDFPTFPLHPFNYTGTPPNNTNVRNGTKVVVLPFNTSVELVMQDTSILGCESHPLHLHGFNFFVVGQGFGNFDANRDPSSFNIVNPVERNTVGVPSGGWVAIRFLADNPGVWLMHCHFDIHLSWGLRMAWIVQDGKLPNQKLPPPPSDLPKC, from the exons ATGGGGGCAGctggttttcttttttattcacCAACATTTGTAGTGGCTTTTCTCCTTGCTCTGAGCTCTCTCTGGGTCGATTTCCCTCGTGTTTCTACAGGAAATGGTCCTGTTACAAGGCACTACAAATTTGAT ATAATTTTAAAAAATGTGACTCGGTTGTGCCATACAAAAAGCATTGTGACAGTGAATGGAAAGTTCCCAGGGCCTCGCATTGTTGCTAGGGAGGGAGACAGGGTTTTGTTGACGGTGGTCAATCATGTTCCGAACAACATCAGTCTACATTG GCATGGCATAAGACAACTCCAAAGTGGATGGGCAGATGGGCCATCATATATAACTCAGTGCCCTATTCAAACTAACCAGAGTTATGTCTACAACTTTACCATCACTGGCCAGAGAGGAACTTTGTTCTGGCATGCTCATATCTCATGGCTAAGAGCTACTCTCTATGGACCCCTCATCATCCTCCCTAAGCACAATGATTCCTATCCTTTTGCCAAACCCCATGAAGAAGTTCCTATCATGTTTG GCGAGTGGTGGAATGTTGATCCTGAGGCTGTAATTAGCGAGGCTCTTCGAACTGGAAATGGTCCAAATGTTTCTGATGCGTACACGATTAATGGCCTTCCAGGGCCATTGTACAATTGTTCCAGAAAAG ACACTTTCAGGTTAAAGGTTGAACCAGGAAAGACATACCTCTTGCGTTTAATCAATGCTGCGGTCAATGATGAACTCTTTTTCAGCATAGCAAATCATACCCTTACCACAGTTGAAGCCGATGCCGTCTATGTAAAACCATTCAAGACCAATGTTTTACTCATTGCACCTGGACAAACCACCAGTGTGCTTCTCAAGACAAAACCACACTACCCCAATGCCACTTTCCTCATGTTAGCCAGACCCTATTTCACCGGCATGGCCACTTTCGACAACTCCACCGTGGCTGGAATTCTCGAATACTCTACAGCCCTCTCAAGTCCCTCTTCTTCAATTCCAGTAAGAAACCGTCCACTTTTTAGGCCTGTCCTTCCCCGAATAGGAGATACTTTGTTTGTCGCAAATTTTAATAGTAAATTCCGGAGTCTGGCGAGTGCTAAATTTCCAGCAAAGGTGCCCCAATCTGTTGAAAAACAGTTCTTTTTCACAGTGGGCCAAGGAACCATCCCATGCCCCAAAAACCAAACATGCCAAGGGCCGAATAACCGAACCAAGTTTGCAGCTTCTTTTAATAACATTTCCTTTGTTCTTCCTTCTATAGCACTACTCCAAACCCATTTCTTTGGCCAATATAGTGAAGTTTACTCCACTGACTTTCCTACCTTTCCTCTCCATCCATTTAACTACACTGGCACTCCACCAAACAACACCAATGTGAGGAATGGCACAAAGGTTGTGGTTCTGCCCTTCAATACTAGTGTGGAACTAGTGATGCAAGACACTAGCATTTTGGGGTGTGAAAGCCATCCTCTCCATCTCCATGGCTtcaatttttttgttgttggacAAGGTTTTGGGAACTTTGATGCCAATAGAGACCCTTCTAGCTTTAACATTGTCAATCCCGTTGAAAGAAACACAGTTGGAGTGCCCTCCGGGGGTTGGGTGGCAATTCGATTTCTAGCGGACAATCCag GGGTTTGGCTCATGCACTGCCACTTTGATATTCATTTGAGCTGGGGACTAAGGATGGCCTGGATAGTCCAAGATGGAAAACTCCCTAATCAGAAGCTGCCTCCTCCACCGTCTGATCTCCCCAAGTGTTGA
- the LOC133734213 gene encoding small polypeptide DEVIL 13-like has translation MDEKWKLSKKESSSSSKFAFTRSSSTRSTSSNAPLLSRSYSQKSSVSSSSNSKCPPLPRSFSQKNSSISRKCSSLAKEHKARFYIMRRCVAMLVCWHKHGSDS, from the coding sequence atggatgagaaatggaagCTATCGAAGAAGGAAAGCAGTTCTTCTTCCAAGTTTGCTTTCACGAGAAGCTCTTCCACAAGAAGCACATCCTCCAACGCTCCACTTCTTTCAAGAAGCTATTCCCAGAAAAGCAGCGTCTCTTCCAGTTCCAACTCCAAGTGCCCTCCTCTTCCCCGGAGCTTCTCGCAAAAGAACTCTTCCATAAGCCGAAAGTGCAGCAGCCTCGCCAAGGAACACAAGGCCAGATTTTACATCATGAGGAGATGTGTGGCTATGCTTGTTTGTTGGCACAAGCATGGAAGTGATTCTTGA